A genomic stretch from Myxocyprinus asiaticus isolate MX2 ecotype Aquarium Trade chromosome 24, UBuf_Myxa_2, whole genome shotgun sequence includes:
- the LOC127414657 gene encoding charged multivesicular body protein 4c produces MSVFGKLFGGGGKGNKGPSPQEAIQKLRETEEMLTKKQEYLEQKIEAELSTAKKNGTKNKRAALQALKRKKRYEKQLAQIDGTLSTIEFQREALENANTNTEVLKNMGFAAKAMKTAHENMDIDKVDDLMQDITEQQELAQEISDAISRPVGFGEEFDEEELEAELEELEQEEMDKNMLEISGTGDLPLPSVPSNPLPKKTAHKKREEEDEDDMEDLKAWAM; encoded by the exons ATGTCCGTATTCGGCAAATTGTTCGGCGGTGGCGGGAAAGGCAACAAAGGCCCAAGCCCACAAGAAGCGATCCAGAAACTCCGCGAGACAGAGGAGATGTTAACGAAGAAACAAGAGTACTTAGAGCAAAAGATTGAAGCTGAACTATCGACAGCAAAGAAAAACGGCACGAAAAACAAACGAG CTGCTTTACAGGCCCTGAAAAGAAAGAAGCGATATGAGAAGCAACTTGCTCAGATAGATGGCACTCTCTCCACCATTGAGTTCCAGCGAGAAGCATTAGAAAATGCTAATACAAACACAGAAGTGCTTAAGAACATGGGCTTTGCAGCCAAGGCCATGAAGACAGCCCATGAAAATAT GGATATAGACAAAGTGGATGACCTCATGCAAGACATCACAGAACAGCAAGAGTTGGCACAGGAGATTTCTGATGCTATTTCACGGCCTGTCGGTTTTGGAGAAGAATTTGATGAG GAAGAGCTTGAGGCTGAATTGGAGGAGTTGGAACAGGAGGAGATGGATAAGAACATGCTGGAAATCAGTGGCACAGGGGATCTCCCTCTGCCCAGTGTGCCTTCAAACCCATTACCCAAAAAAACAG CCCACAAAAAGAGAGAAGAAGAGGATGAGGATGATATGGAAGATCTTAAAGCATGGGCAATGTGA
- the LOC127414649 gene encoding eukaryotic translation initiation factor 2 subunit 2-like, translating to MSEDEILFDPTTTKKKKKKKKPFMLDEDGDGLGEEVQQTERREIEPEAAEEREMEPEDDEVKKREPSDDLDDLNFFNQKKKKKKPKKVFDNDIEEGMKELKIEGDQQEMVEDDDMDLMLPAKKKKAKKVEFVEECDAVEKDDVIDDDKNTDGIMFSSQLGPAWAGSERDYTYDELLSRVFNIMREKNPDMVAGEKRKFVMKPPQVVRVGTKKTSFVNFTDICKLLHRQPKHLLAFLLAELGTSGSIDGNNQLVIRGRFQQKQIENVLRRYIKEYVTCHTCRSPDTILQKDTRLYFLQCETCHSRCSVASIKTGFQAVTGKRAQLRAKAS from the exons ATGTCAGAAGACGAG ATTTTATTCGACCCTACAAcaacaaagaagaaaaagaagaagaagaagccctTTATGCTGGATGAGGATGGAGATGGTCTTGGAGAAGAGGTGCAACAGACTGAAAGGCGTGAAATTGAGCCTGAAGCAGCAGAGGAGCGAGAAATGGAGCCTGAAGATGATGAAGTCAAGAAAAGAG AGCCTTCGGATGATTTAGATGATCTGAACTTCTTTAatcagaagaaaaagaagaagaaaccaAAGAAAGTGTTTGACAATGACATTGAAGAGGGCATGAAG GAGCTGAAAATTGAGGGAGACCAGCAGGAAATGGTTGAGGATGATGATATGGACCTGATGCTGCCAGCtaagaaaaagaaagcaaaaaaagtGGAATTTGTTGAGGAATGTGACGCTGTGGAAAAGGATGATG TCATCGATGATGATAAAAACACAGATGGAATCATGTTCAGCTCACAGTTGGGCCCAGCATGGGCAGGGTCAGAGAGAGACTACACGTATGATGAG TTGTTGAGCCGGGTGTTTAACATCATGAGGGAGAAGAACCCTGATATGGTTGCCGGTGAGAAGAGGAAGTTTGTGATGAAGCCTCCTCAGGTGGTCCGAGTTGGGACCAAGAAAACATCTTTTGTCAACTTCACTGACATTTGCAAACT gttGCATCGACAGCCCAAACATCTTTTGGCGTTCCTGTTAGCTGAGTTAGGAACGAG TGGTTCTATAGATGGAAACAACCAGCTTGTGATCAGAGGACGTTTTCAACAGAAACAAATAGAGAATGTTTTGAGAAGATATATAA aggaaTATGTGACTTGTCATACCTGCCGCTCACCAGATACAATCCTGCAGAAGGACACGCGTCTCTATTTCCTTCAGTGTGAAACCTGTCACTCCCGTTGCTCTGTAGCGAGCATCAAGACTGGCTTCCAGGCTGTCACCGGCAAAAGAGCCCAGCTTCGAGCCAAAGCCAGCTAA